The Chryseolinea soli genome contains a region encoding:
- a CDS encoding response regulator transcription factor, which produces MKRILLIEDESSVVSFIKKGLSEEGYEVSVALDGHQGMQMAVTHEYDLIILDIMLPGKNGLELCRDIRAQNKKVALLFLTALGTAENIVLGLETGADDYLVKPFKFIELLARIKSLLRRTEPVQTPPVTAPSRFGIADLELDDFTKTVTRAGAVISLTATEYRLLFMFLKNQRRVLSRMEILEQVWGVDFDMGTNVVDVYVNFLRKKLEANQSPRLLHTVVGMGYVLKEE; this is translated from the coding sequence ATGAAACGAATCCTGTTAATTGAAGACGAAAGCAGCGTGGTTTCCTTTATTAAAAAAGGACTTAGCGAAGAAGGCTATGAAGTGAGCGTCGCACTAGACGGACACCAGGGCATGCAGATGGCCGTGACGCATGAATACGACCTTATTATTCTCGACATCATGCTGCCCGGCAAAAACGGACTGGAACTTTGCCGCGACATTCGTGCGCAAAACAAGAAAGTCGCCTTGCTCTTTCTCACCGCGTTGGGCACAGCCGAAAACATCGTACTCGGTCTGGAGACCGGCGCCGACGACTACCTCGTCAAACCTTTCAAGTTCATCGAACTGCTGGCACGCATCAAATCGCTGTTACGCAGGACCGAACCCGTGCAGACGCCACCCGTCACGGCACCTTCGCGCTTCGGGATCGCCGACCTGGAACTCGACGACTTCACAAAAACGGTGACGCGGGCGGGCGCGGTGATCTCGCTTACGGCCACCGAATACCGCCTGTTATTCATGTTCCTCAAAAACCAACGGCGCGTGCTGTCGCGCATGGAAATCCTCGAGCAGGTTTGGGGTGTGGATTTCGACATGGGCACCAATGTGGTGGATGTGTATGTGAACTTCCTGCGGAAAAAGCTGGAAGCCAATCAATCGCCGCGTTTGCTGCACACCGTCGTTGGTATGGGTTATGTTTTAAAAGAAGAATGA
- a CDS encoding glutathione peroxidase yields the protein MKTLIVTLLILIPSMASSVYDFKKTAIDGQVIDFAKYKGKPLLIVNTASKCGFTPQYAELQKLQDQYGSKVTILGFPANNFGAQEPGTNVEISEFCQKNYGVTFQMFEKVSVKGSDQDELYAWLKEKTGEEPTWNFCKYLVKPDGTVKFFPSKVSPLDKQIIDALN from the coding sequence ATGAAAACTCTCATTGTTACCCTTTTGATCCTGATCCCGAGCATGGCCTCTTCTGTGTATGATTTCAAGAAAACGGCTATCGACGGACAGGTCATTGATTTTGCCAAGTATAAAGGCAAGCCCTTGCTCATTGTGAACACCGCTTCCAAATGCGGCTTCACCCCACAGTATGCCGAGCTTCAAAAATTGCAGGACCAGTATGGCAGCAAAGTGACCATCCTCGGTTTCCCCGCCAACAATTTTGGCGCGCAAGAACCCGGCACGAACGTGGAGATCTCTGAATTTTGCCAAAAGAACTATGGTGTGACGTTCCAGATGTTTGAAAAAGTATCTGTGAAAGGCAGCGACCAGGATGAGCTCTACGCTTGGTTGAAAGAAAAGACCGGCGAAGAACCCACCTGGAATTTCTGCAAATACCTGGTGAAGCCCGATGGCACGGTGAAATTCTTTCCTTCGAAAGTAAGCCCGCTCGACAAGCAAATTATTGATGCGCTTAATTAA
- a CDS encoding deoxyhypusine synthase family protein — protein sequence MSQTAPISSFIEKHYLHFNAAALVDAAKAYKTHIASGKKMMVTLAGAMSTAELGLSFAEMIRQDKVQIISCTGANLEEDIMNLVAHSHYKRIPNYRDLTPEQEWDLLQNHLNRVTDTCIPEEEAFRKLQKHLYKVWKDAEDKGERLFPHEFMFRMLNSGDLKAEYEIDPKNSWMIAAAERNLPMVVPGWEDSTMGNIFASYVFTGELKASTMKSGIEYMAWLADWYIKNSGKDGIGFFQIGGGIAGDFPICVVPMLHQDLEKDNVPFWSYFCQISDSTTSYGSYSGAVPNEKITWGKLSIETPKFIIESDATIVAPLMFAYVLGW from the coding sequence ATGAGCCAAACCGCACCAATCTCTTCTTTTATCGAAAAGCATTATCTGCACTTCAACGCCGCCGCCCTGGTGGATGCTGCGAAGGCCTATAAGACCCATATTGCCTCCGGAAAGAAAATGATGGTCACCCTGGCCGGCGCCATGAGCACCGCCGAGTTGGGCCTGAGCTTTGCCGAAATGATCCGCCAGGATAAGGTCCAGATCATCTCCTGCACCGGTGCCAACCTGGAAGAAGACATCATGAACCTGGTGGCCCACTCACACTACAAGCGCATTCCCAACTATCGCGACCTCACGCCCGAACAAGAGTGGGATTTGCTGCAAAATCACCTCAACCGCGTAACCGACACCTGTATCCCCGAAGAAGAGGCCTTCCGCAAGCTGCAAAAGCATTTGTACAAAGTGTGGAAAGATGCCGAAGACAAAGGCGAACGCCTCTTCCCCCACGAATTTATGTTCCGCATGTTGAACAGCGGCGACCTGAAGGCTGAGTATGAGATCGATCCTAAAAATTCCTGGATGATCGCTGCGGCCGAACGCAACTTGCCCATGGTAGTGCCCGGATGGGAAGATTCCACGATGGGTAACATCTTCGCATCGTATGTATTCACGGGCGAGTTGAAAGCGTCGACCATGAAGAGCGGTATCGAATACATGGCCTGGCTGGCCGACTGGTATATCAAAAATTCCGGTAAAGACGGCATCGGCTTCTTCCAGATCGGTGGCGGTATTGCCGGCGACTTCCCCATTTGTGTGGTGCCCATGCTCCACCAGGATCTTGAAAAAGACAACGTTCCGTTCTGGAGCTATTTCTGCCAGATCAGCGACTCCACCACCAGCTACGGCTCCTATTCCGGCGCCGTGCCCAACGAGAAGATCACGTGGGGCAAGCTGAGTATAGAGACACCGAAGTTCATCATCGAGAGCGATGCTACGATAGTGGCACCGTTGATGTTTGCCTATGTACTCGGCTGGTAG
- a CDS encoding arginase, with the protein MKALKIIEVKSEIGAGTRGASLGVEAIKIASLDLQSDFFKQNESVEVEHVNDILFDKPTQPHAKYIDGVMVMEERVCLEVYETIWEEYFPIILSGDHSTAYGTIAGIKKADPKARLGVIWIDAHADIQTPFTSPTGNMHTMPLAMACGIDNLECKVNDPKSDTLDYWEQIENVGMPGRKVYPEDIVYIGVRELEKSENYLINKYNVNYIETEEVKAGPARIAEKALKMLDHCDLIYVSFDVSALDSSVSTGTGMPLPGGLTIEEAKILNAALAKSPKVCAWEVSEVNPTLDTENRMADSAFEILQATAQAVMGRPVLAQ; encoded by the coding sequence GTGAAAGCGTTGAAGATCATTGAAGTAAAGTCAGAGATCGGGGCCGGCACCCGCGGTGCCAGTCTCGGCGTGGAGGCCATAAAAATTGCCAGCCTGGACCTTCAGTCAGACTTTTTTAAGCAAAACGAGTCCGTGGAGGTAGAACACGTGAACGACATCCTGTTCGACAAGCCCACACAGCCCCACGCCAAGTACATCGACGGGGTGATGGTCATGGAAGAACGCGTATGCCTGGAAGTATATGAAACCATCTGGGAAGAATATTTCCCCATCATCCTTTCCGGCGATCATAGCACCGCCTACGGCACCATTGCCGGCATCAAAAAGGCCGATCCCAAAGCCCGCCTTGGCGTGATCTGGATCGACGCCCATGCCGACATCCAAACCCCCTTCACGTCGCCCACCGGCAACATGCACACTATGCCCCTGGCCATGGCCTGCGGCATCGACAACCTGGAGTGCAAGGTGAATGACCCCAAAAGCGACACGCTGGACTATTGGGAACAGATCGAAAACGTTGGCATGCCCGGCCGCAAGGTCTATCCCGAAGACATCGTCTACATCGGCGTGCGCGAGTTGGAGAAATCTGAGAACTATCTCATCAATAAATACAACGTCAACTACATCGAAACAGAAGAAGTGAAGGCGGGCCCTGCACGCATCGCCGAAAAGGCGCTGAAGATGCTGGACCACTGCGATCTCATCTATGTTTCGTTTGATGTTTCGGCGCTTGATTCATCCGTATCCACCGGAACGGGTATGCCGCTGCCGGGTGGGCTCACCATTGAAGAAGCCAAGATATTAAACGCTGCGCTGGCGAAAAGCCCCAAAGTTTGTGCTTGGGAGGTCAGTGAGGTAAACCCTACGCTGGACACCGAGAATCGCATGGCCGACAGCGCTTTTGAAATCCTGCAGGCCACGGCGCAGGCTGTTATGGGACGGCCGGTGCTGGCGCAATAA
- a CDS encoding YoaK family protein: MLRRYNHQRTLADNIRLGTLTAFAAGMVNVASFLIFFSFSSNVTGYFAIFAAEMAKGNFYQVFMVVGWIFLFFSGSFTSNFIIIHFNNRRRYLAHALPIVLEIVGLLIVGLYGQFFYQETLRETEALLAIMFFAMGLQNGLTAGISNFAVKTTHLTGATTDLGILLSMFTKSEFRIKPELVNKAKLIASTFGAFIAGALTAGIAYPYLQFRLFYVVCGFLTVVVMYDAYRVTFLRFANRSRRKGSYPSLASSPRQTTARTPA; this comes from the coding sequence GTGCTCCGAAGATATAACCACCAAAGAACCCTGGCCGACAACATCCGCCTGGGGACACTCACTGCGTTTGCCGCCGGCATGGTGAACGTGGCATCGTTTCTCATTTTCTTTTCGTTCTCCTCCAACGTCACGGGCTACTTTGCCATCTTCGCCGCCGAGATGGCGAAGGGAAATTTTTACCAGGTGTTCATGGTCGTCGGTTGGATCTTTCTTTTTTTCTCCGGCAGCTTCACCTCCAATTTCATCATCATTCATTTCAACAACAGGCGGCGGTACCTGGCCCATGCATTGCCTATTGTTCTTGAAATCGTTGGTTTATTGATCGTGGGACTCTATGGGCAATTCTTCTACCAGGAAACCCTTCGCGAAACCGAAGCGCTGCTGGCCATCATGTTCTTTGCCATGGGATTGCAAAACGGACTCACGGCAGGCATCTCTAATTTTGCCGTCAAAACAACGCACCTCACCGGCGCCACGACAGACCTGGGCATTTTGTTGTCGATGTTCACGAAAAGCGAATTTCGAATTAAGCCGGAGTTGGTCAACAAAGCCAAGCTGATCGCCTCCACCTTCGGTGCATTTATTGCCGGCGCGCTCACCGCGGGAATTGCCTATCCCTACCTGCAATTCAGATTGTTCTATGTCGTTTGTGGATTTCTGACGGTGGTGGTGATGTACGATGCCTATCGCGTCACGTTCCTGCGCTTTGCCAACCGAAGCCGGCGAAAAGGGTCCTACCCTAGCCTAGCATCAAGCCCACGCCAAACAACAGCACGAACGCCAGCGTAG
- a CDS encoding glutathione peroxidase — protein MRLIKAALTVIVVMSLAAFISSKIASGKAGPVEGTIYDFKIAALDGTVIDFAQYRGKPLLIVNTASKCGFTPQYADLEKLYENYGGKVVVLGFPANNFLWQEPGSSEEIAAFCQKNYGVTFQMFEKISVKGRDKHPLYKWLEAKTGETPSWNFCKYVVSADGNTVKFFSSKVNPLDKQITDALGQP, from the coding sequence ATGCGCTTAATTAAGGCAGCCCTTACGGTTATTGTTGTTATGAGCCTCGCCGCGTTTATTTCCAGTAAAATAGCTTCCGGCAAGGCCGGACCTGTCGAGGGCACGATCTACGATTTCAAGATCGCTGCCCTCGACGGTACCGTTATTGATTTTGCCCAATACAGAGGCAAGCCGCTGCTCATCGTGAACACGGCATCCAAGTGTGGCTTCACACCGCAATATGCCGACTTGGAAAAACTGTATGAAAACTATGGTGGAAAGGTCGTTGTGCTCGGGTTTCCCGCCAACAATTTCCTGTGGCAAGAGCCTGGCTCCAGCGAAGAGATTGCCGCCTTTTGCCAGAAGAACTATGGCGTGACCTTCCAGATGTTTGAAAAAATTTCGGTGAAAGGACGCGACAAACACCCGCTCTACAAATGGTTGGAAGCCAAGACCGGCGAAACACCGTCCTGGAATTTTTGCAAGTATGTGGTGAGTGCCGACGGCAACACGGTAAAATTCTTTTCTTCCAAAGTAAATCCGCTGGACAAGCAGATCACCGATGCCTTGGGGCAGCCATGA
- the argS gene encoding arginine--tRNA ligase: MNLDLTLRTEIQKAITALFNQSVEALQLQPTNQEFEGSHTLVCFPLTKLSRKGPEETARLVGDYLVQHSGIVSRFNVVKGFLNLVLNDRVWLDVYRSIFVNPNYGQLPPNGQEIMIEYSSPNTNKPLHLGHLRNNFLGYSVAEIYKANGYKVHKVQIINDRGIHICKSMAAWKLYGNGETPENTGMKGDHLVGKYYVVFDKKYKEEIASLMGQGMSEEEAGKKAPIMQLAVELLRKWEQKDSETVALWKTMNGWVYSGFDATYKRMGVDFEKLYYESDTYLLGKEEVLKGVEKGVFFKKDDGSVWVDLTADGLDQKVLLRSDGTSVYMTQDIGTAILRFTDFPKIMGQVYTVGNEQEYHFKVLFLILQKLGFDWAKRCFHLSYGMVDLPTGKMKSREGTVVDADDLMQEMVDEAEKQTRELGKVDEITPEEAVKLFEMIGLGALKFFLLKVDPKKRMLFDPNESIQLQGFTGPFIQYTHARIRAIVRKAASMNIVCTEADLQQVDTLEPAERDALNVLSLFESRIKEAAREYSPAVIANYAYDLAKEYNKFYQNIPIFNETNPARLRFRIAFSQSIADAIKKAMNLLGIAVPEKM; the protein is encoded by the coding sequence ATGAATCTCGATCTAACACTCCGCACCGAAATACAAAAAGCAATCACGGCACTCTTCAACCAATCGGTCGAGGCCCTGCAACTGCAGCCCACCAACCAGGAATTTGAGGGTTCGCACACGCTGGTATGCTTTCCGCTCACCAAGCTCTCGCGCAAGGGACCGGAAGAAACGGCGCGCCTGGTGGGCGATTACCTGGTGCAGCATTCCGGCATCGTGAGCCGCTTCAATGTGGTGAAGGGATTTCTAAACCTCGTGTTGAACGACCGGGTTTGGCTGGACGTGTATCGTTCCATTTTTGTGAACCCCAACTATGGTCAGCTTCCCCCCAACGGGCAGGAGATCATGATCGAGTATTCATCTCCCAACACCAACAAGCCGTTGCACTTGGGGCACTTGCGCAATAATTTTCTTGGCTACAGTGTGGCGGAGATCTACAAAGCGAATGGCTACAAAGTGCACAAGGTGCAGATCATCAACGACCGGGGTATTCACATTTGTAAGTCCATGGCCGCGTGGAAACTTTATGGTAACGGTGAAACCCCCGAGAACACCGGCATGAAAGGTGATCACCTGGTGGGTAAGTATTATGTTGTATTCGATAAAAAATACAAAGAAGAGATCGCGAGCCTTATGGGGCAGGGCATGAGTGAGGAGGAAGCCGGTAAAAAGGCTCCGATCATGCAACTGGCCGTAGAGCTTCTGCGCAAGTGGGAACAGAAGGACAGCGAAACAGTCGCGCTCTGGAAAACCATGAATGGCTGGGTATACAGCGGTTTCGACGCCACCTACAAACGCATGGGCGTTGATTTCGAAAAGCTTTACTACGAATCGGACACCTACCTGCTGGGCAAAGAAGAAGTATTGAAAGGTGTTGAGAAGGGTGTGTTCTTTAAAAAAGACGACGGCTCAGTTTGGGTGGACCTCACCGCCGACGGTCTCGATCAAAAAGTATTGCTGCGCTCGGACGGCACCTCGGTATATATGACCCAAGATATCGGTACGGCGATCCTTCGCTTCACCGATTTTCCCAAGATCATGGGTCAGGTCTACACGGTAGGCAACGAACAAGAGTATCACTTCAAAGTCTTGTTCCTCATCCTGCAAAAGTTAGGCTTCGACTGGGCCAAGCGTTGCTTCCATTTATCCTACGGCATGGTGGACCTGCCCACCGGCAAAATGAAATCCCGCGAAGGCACCGTCGTCGATGCCGACGACCTGATGCAGGAGATGGTGGACGAAGCCGAAAAGCAAACCCGCGAACTGGGCAAAGTAGACGAGATCACGCCCGAAGAGGCCGTGAAATTATTCGAAATGATTGGCTTGGGCGCCTTGAAATTTTTCCTTCTCAAGGTAGATCCCAAAAAACGCATGTTGTTCGATCCCAACGAATCCATCCAGCTGCAAGGATTCACCGGCCCTTTCATCCAATACACCCACGCCCGCATCCGCGCCATCGTTCGCAAAGCAGCGAGCATGAATATAGTGTGCACGGAAGCCGACCTCCAGCAAGTCGACACCCTCGAACCCGCGGAACGCGATGCCTTAAATGTGCTCAGCCTTTTCGAAAGCCGGATCAAGGAAGCCGCCCGCGAATACTCGCCCGCCGTCATCGCCAACTATGCCTATGACCTGGCCAAAGAATACAACAAATTCTACCAAAACATCCCCATCTTCAACGAAACCAACCCCGCCCGCCTCCGCTTCCGCATCGCCTTCTCCCAATCCATCGCCGACGCCATCAAAAAAGCCATGAACTTGTTGGGAATTGCCGTGCCAGAAAAGATGTAG
- a CDS encoding lipocalin family protein, which yields MKVWAISIGMAVGLISGFAWMKHRVNSPEQLIVGTWREKAWEYEKVNTPADRRRLTMEDTVSQAVKDQLGKHLMIHSAETWEFYPNGTLLLEGPHDVKNIRWKIKGRGHILELNHRNQTVEHYNITELTSDHLILNFDSDIQVKGIAKLTFQK from the coding sequence ATGAAAGTATGGGCAATCTCCATCGGCATGGCAGTAGGGTTGATCTCCGGGTTCGCTTGGATGAAACATCGCGTGAACAGTCCCGAGCAACTGATCGTGGGCACGTGGCGCGAGAAAGCGTGGGAGTATGAGAAAGTGAACACGCCTGCCGATCGGAGACGGCTCACGATGGAGGACACCGTTTCGCAAGCCGTGAAAGATCAATTGGGAAAGCACCTCATGATCCACTCCGCCGAAACCTGGGAATTTTATCCCAACGGCACCCTCCTCCTGGAGGGTCCTCACGACGTGAAAAACATTCGCTGGAAAATAAAAGGCAGAGGCCACATCCTGGAGCTGAACCATCGCAACCAAACCGTGGAACATTACAACATTACCGAATTGACAAGCGATCACCTCATCCTGAATTTCGACTCCGACATCCAGGTGAAGGGCATCGCCAAATTAACCTTTCAAAAATAA
- a CDS encoding DUF5384 family protein, with the protein MNLNERAMLDVAIKGELLNACKKYVEQRLATATQAMHHAQQAANEEGKSSAGDKYETGRAMAQIERDKAALQAQEALKLKQALDHIDRAQQHQKVMTGSVVSTAHYNFYIAIGAGKMTVSGLDFIVVGPSSPLGKSLMGLAVDDTFTFNNQHHKILQVL; encoded by the coding sequence TTGAACCTCAACGAACGTGCGATGCTTGACGTGGCGATCAAAGGAGAGTTGTTGAACGCCTGCAAAAAATACGTGGAGCAACGACTCGCCACGGCTACGCAGGCCATGCACCACGCCCAGCAAGCCGCCAACGAAGAAGGCAAGAGCAGCGCCGGCGATAAATACGAAACCGGCCGTGCCATGGCGCAGATCGAACGCGACAAAGCGGCCCTGCAGGCACAGGAAGCCTTAAAGCTAAAACAAGCGCTCGACCACATAGACCGTGCGCAGCAGCATCAAAAAGTGATGACCGGCAGCGTGGTGTCTACCGCCCACTACAACTTTTACATCGCCATTGGCGCAGGAAAAATGACCGTATCGGGTCTGGATTTTATTGTGGTGGGGCCCAGCTCGCCTTTAGGAAAATCCCTCATGGGATTGGCTGTGGACGATACGTTCACGTTTAACAATCAGCACCACAAGATTCTGCAGGTTCTGTAG
- a CDS encoding 1,4-dihydroxy-2-naphthoate polyprenyltransferase, with amino-acid sequence MDIKVWLQAFRLRTLPLALSCIAMGGFLAASAGAFRWDIFLLCILTTIFLQVLSNLANDYGDSVNGADHAGRKGPQRAVQSGAITAAQMKTAVIIFVLLCLGSGISLLLVSFGLNWNALLFFFGLGVLSILAAIAYTVGKKPYGYAGLGDFSVLIFFGLVGVMGSYYLFTQQLSWREILPALSCGFFSIGVLNVNNIRDIESDRAAGKFSIPVRIGRSSAVAYHWFLLSGGLLSAVVYSALTFHSPWQFLFLLSAPLFIRNGMAVQQKPSHELDPFLKQMALSTLAFVLLFGVGLMLG; translated from the coding sequence ATGGATATTAAAGTCTGGTTACAAGCCTTCCGTCTGCGCACGCTGCCGCTGGCGTTGTCGTGCATTGCCATGGGAGGATTCCTGGCCGCTTCGGCCGGAGCTTTCCGGTGGGACATCTTTTTACTTTGTATTCTCACCACGATCTTTTTGCAAGTCTTATCCAATCTCGCCAACGACTATGGCGACTCTGTAAATGGAGCCGATCATGCCGGGCGCAAGGGTCCTCAGCGGGCGGTGCAAAGTGGGGCCATCACGGCCGCGCAGATGAAGACAGCCGTGATCATTTTTGTTTTACTGTGTCTGGGCAGCGGCATCTCGTTGCTACTGGTTTCTTTTGGACTGAACTGGAACGCCTTGCTGTTTTTCTTCGGCCTGGGTGTGTTGAGCATATTGGCCGCTATTGCGTATACGGTGGGTAAGAAGCCTTATGGTTATGCCGGCCTCGGCGATTTTTCGGTGTTGATCTTCTTTGGGTTGGTAGGGGTGATGGGGTCATACTATTTGTTCACGCAACAGCTGTCGTGGCGTGAAATTCTCCCTGCATTGAGCTGCGGATTCTTTTCGATCGGTGTGCTGAACGTGAACAACATTCGCGACATCGAGTCTGATAGGGCGGCAGGGAAGTTTTCCATCCCTGTCCGCATCGGCAGGAGCAGTGCCGTGGCCTATCATTGGTTTTTATTGAGTGGAGGGTTGTTGTCGGCCGTTGTGTATAGTGCGCTTACGTTTCATTCGCCGTGGCAATTCCTCTTTCTGCTCAGTGCGCCGCTGTTCATTCGCAACGGTATGGCTGTTCAACAAAAGCCTTCGCATGAGCTCGATCCCTTTCTCAAGCAAATGGCGCTGTCTACGCTGGCGTTCGTGCTGTTGTTTGGCGTGGGCTTGATGCTAGGCTAG
- a CDS encoding ATP-binding protein → MKTQTRIALTFFLVTLTIMIVLGSGVYFFVIKYTFNDFYKRLETRAVLAARIRLENEPASATAFQEMRDRILEKLPQEEDYFFEITPGKTFQQESESLKLPLTFFNEIAGGKTSRYQKGTIFFSGILYQQDHRSFIVIVSAENYYYSHHLYNLRSIMGGAIVVVALLVLSVSIWFSRYVFRPVRQITNQVKVINSQNLHLRLQASSVNDEVNELKNTFNTMLDRLETSFATQNNFISNASHELSTPLTAIIGEADVALSKTRNDEEYRETIGVILNEAERLERITKSLLFLAQTGFDGKKVKMETVRIDQLIWDVKETIEKMNPKNKVNIDLSLMPDNHLKLKIKGNPQLLHLAISNIVNNGCKYSSHQPVKLSIGATDNSVMVVVQDAGIGIPPSEMAYIYDPFYRASNTHNFEGYGIGLPLARNIMRQHNATIVVTSAVNEGTTVRLTFPLENVAQH, encoded by the coding sequence ATGAAAACACAAACGCGCATCGCTCTCACGTTTTTCCTGGTCACGCTCACCATCATGATCGTGCTGGGCAGCGGCGTTTATTTTTTTGTGATCAAATATACCTTCAACGATTTTTATAAGCGCCTCGAGACCAGGGCCGTGTTGGCTGCCCGGATCCGGCTGGAGAATGAACCTGCCTCGGCCACCGCTTTTCAGGAAATGCGGGATCGCATCCTGGAAAAGCTGCCCCAAGAGGAAGACTATTTTTTTGAGATCACGCCCGGTAAGACCTTTCAACAGGAAAGCGAATCATTGAAGCTCCCCTTAACATTTTTCAACGAGATCGCCGGCGGGAAAACTTCGCGGTATCAGAAAGGCACCATCTTTTTTTCGGGGATCTTATACCAGCAAGATCATCGCTCTTTTATCGTCATCGTTTCGGCGGAAAACTATTATTATTCGCATCACCTCTATAACCTGAGAAGCATTATGGGGGGCGCCATCGTGGTGGTGGCGTTGTTGGTGCTGTCGGTTTCCATTTGGTTTTCGCGTTATGTGTTCCGGCCCGTGCGCCAGATCACCAACCAGGTGAAGGTCATCAATTCACAAAATCTACACCTCCGCTTACAGGCATCGAGCGTCAACGACGAGGTGAACGAACTGAAGAACACTTTCAACACCATGCTCGACCGGTTGGAAACGTCGTTTGCCACACAAAACAATTTCATCAGCAACGCCTCTCACGAATTGAGCACACCGCTCACGGCCATCATCGGCGAAGCGGACGTGGCGCTTTCCAAGACGCGCAACGACGAAGAATACCGCGAAACTATCGGCGTGATTCTGAACGAAGCCGAGCGTTTGGAACGGATCACAAAGTCGCTGCTTTTCCTGGCACAGACCGGCTTTGATGGCAAGAAAGTAAAAATGGAAACCGTGCGCATCGACCAGTTGATCTGGGATGTCAAGGAGACCATCGAAAAGATGAATCCCAAAAACAAGGTGAATATCGATCTCAGCCTAATGCCCGATAATCACCTCAAACTAAAAATAAAAGGTAACCCCCAGTTGCTCCACCTGGCCATTTCCAACATCGTGAACAACGGCTGCAAATATTCATCACACCAACCGGTGAAACTTTCCATCGGGGCCACCGACAACAGCGTGATGGTGGTGGTTCAGGACGCGGGCATCGGCATTCCACCATCGGAGATGGCCTATATCTACGATCCCTTTTATCGCGCTTCGAACACGCACAATTTTGAGGGCTACGGCATCGGCCTGCCGCTAGCGCGGAACATCATGCGGCAGCACAACGCTACCATCGTGGTGACCTCGGCGGTGAACGAAGGCACCACCGTGCGGCTCACCTTTCCCCTGGAGAACGTTGCCCAGCATTGA